The Mercurialis annua linkage group LG2, ddMerAnnu1.2, whole genome shotgun sequence genome contains a region encoding:
- the LOC126669080 gene encoding F-box protein At3g07870-like, whose translation MSVYFPEEVILQILYKLPVKKLGQCATVCKSWKFLIKNPSFIITHSNNQTHEPLFLFRLVSNGKERYSLHFDDQSSQTHMAFNSPALKCDAQNRYFRVLGSCKGLICLADDLTVFTNTYVFWNPLIRRFKRLPVPNFTYGDFDAFIGFGFDSVGSDFKLLRFVMFAALEGPGEPQPRVEVFSLKSGVWKDITQIAPKYEIYTKGSQAFVNGFIHFMGYRGDENVILRFHVGDEVFRRIKLPGSLVYGLGAHVYVSGYKQSSIAVFYKNFFGPVEWQVWVMKEYGVVESWTKILTIDESMGLPGPMGFRRNGDLMIECYHGDIRSLEPESRKTKRLRICGENTGYYSFVDSYAESLVLFDRGKK comes from the coding sequence ATGTCAGTTTACTTTCCTGAGGAAGTGATCCTTCAAATCTTGTACAAACTCCCTGTCAAAAAATTAGGTCAATGCGCAACTGTATGCAAATCATGGAAATTTCTCATCAAAAACCCATCCTTCATCATCACCCACTCAAACAATCAAACCCACGAACCACTTTTTCTTTTCAGACTCGTCTCCAATGGCAAAGAACGCTACTCTCTCCATTTCGACGATCAATCTTCACAAACCCACATGGCCTTCAACTCTCCTGCCTTGAAATGCGATGCCCAAAATCGTTATTTCCGAGTCTTAGGTTCTTGTAAGGGTCTCATCTGTCTGGCTGATGATTTAACCGTTTTTACTAACACTTACGTTTTCTGGAACCCTTTGATTCGGAGGTTTAAGAGGCTTCCTGTCCCGAATTTTACTTACGGGGATTTTGATGCTTTTATtgggtttggttttgattctgTTGGTAGTGATTTTAAGTTGTTGAGGTTTGTTATGTTTGCTGCACTCGAAGGTCCTGGAGAACCGCAGCCTCGGGTTGAGGTTTTTTCGCTTAAGTCTGGGGTTTGGAAAGATATTACTCAGATTGCTCCTAAATATGAGATTTATACGAAGGGTTCTCAGGCTTTTGTCAATGGGTTTATCCATTTTATGGGGTATAGAGGTGATGAGAATGTGATTTTGAGGTTTCATGTGGGAGATGAGGTTTTTCGGCGGATTAAGTTGCCTGGTAGTTTAGTTTATGGATTGGGAGCTCATGTGTATGTTTCGGGTTATAAACAGTCTTCTATTGCTGttttttataagaatttttttgGACCTGTTGAATGGCAAGTTTGGGTTATGAAAGAGTATGGTGTGGTTGAATCTTGGACCAAAATTTTGACTATTGATGAGAGCATGGGATTGCCTGGTCCGATGGGGTTTCGGAGGAATGGAGatctaatgattgaatgttatcaTGGAGATATAAGGTCGCTTGAACCTGAAAGCCGAAAGACTAAGCGTCTCAGAATTTGTGGGGAAAATACAGGATATTACTCTTTTGTCGACAGTTATGCGGAGAGTTTAGTGTTATTTGACAGAGGAAAGAAGTAA